From a single Rutidosis leptorrhynchoides isolate AG116_Rl617_1_P2 chromosome 5, CSIRO_AGI_Rlap_v1, whole genome shotgun sequence genomic region:
- the LOC139848467 gene encoding uncharacterized protein produces the protein MDQTQEQMKLMGTHSILLQTLKTIYKSNSKRLFIQITLTLIAPLAIIFIAHMNISNRFFTTIEQNPYQLITDACISYESYHNISNATSTGWRNYFIFKTITITTIIVFSTLSTATIVHIVVSMYNNRDLTYQNSMKVIPKVWKRLVVTFLLMFLTFSAYSLLSSVMFFLCHTIFGDKSIVNLVPLILYPYGFLNLSIVWQIAGVVSVMESSYGLKSMIKAMDLMKGKREVALYISLYSYLDLAAVVFSYMLFSLYDVGKLAQVWRVTIGIICWFLIAISFLDIMVTQTVFYMVCKSYHGENVEPLSLSTYLGAYLSDSQPVFRVGEDIQLGRAHNQPVSQA, from the coding sequence ATGGATCAAACTCAAGAACAAATGAAGCTCATGGGCACACACTCCATTTTATTACAAACCTTGAAAACAatctacaaatcaaactcaaagagACTATTCATACAAATCACACTTACACTAATCGCTCCACTCGCGATCATCTTCATCGCTCACATGAACATTTCTAACCGATTCTTTACCACAATCGAACAAAATCCGTACCAATTGATCACTGATGCTTGTATTTCTTATGAATCATATCACAACATCTCTAACGCCACCTCGACTGGTTGGCGAAACTATTTTATATTCAAAACGATCACAATCACAACCATCATCGTCTTCTCTACACTCTCGACTGCCACAATCGTTCACATCGTCGTATCTATGTACAATAACCGCGACCTAACTTACCAAAACTCGATGAAAGTTATACCAAAAGTTTGGAAACGGCTCGTTGTAACTTTCCTTTTAATGTTCCTAACGTTTTCTGCGTATAGTTTACTATCTTCAGTCATGTTCTTCTTATGTCACACGATTTTTGGAGATAAAAGCATTGTTAATCTCGTGCCTCTGATTCTTTACCCGTACGGGTTTTTGAACTTGAGCATTGTTTGGCAGATTGCGGGTGTGGTGTCGGTTATGGAAAGTTCTTACGGGCTAAAATCCATGATCAAAGCAATGGATCTAATGAAGGGAAAAAGGGAAGTTGCGTTATACATTTCGCTTTATTCGTATCTAGATTTGGCAGCTGTAGTGTTTAGTTACATGCTGTTTAGCTTGTACGACGTTGGTAAATTGGCACAAGTATGGCGGGTAACGATCGGTATAATATGTTGGTTCTTGATAGCGATCTCATTTCTTGATATTATGGTGACTCAAACAGTGTTTTATATGGTTTGCAAATCGTATCATGGTGAAAATGTTGAGCCGTTGAGTTTATCGACTTATTTAGGTGCTTATTTGAGCGATTCGCAACCAGTTTTTCGAGTTGGTGAAGACATTCAGCTTGGAAGAGCTCACAATCAACCTGTTTCTCAAGCTTAA